In Leptospira congkakensis, one DNA window encodes the following:
- a CDS encoding DUF1574 family protein yields MRSKFLGIGITLLFFLVLEIVVRFTGIHYLEQPEIFFVNLKKNFVESGKGDADIIVLGDSRSMALAGYPKEPGIEYSVYNHSLPAMGPKYYRFFLDKYLKKGNAKPKMILFAASPKLYSTGYGPPLYDPDAKQVEENESVSTYLNRRWNEGIQKNFFRTVTPTNIISYSGKQEDANQILWEFFGHRYLHQFTFSELSNQYSGVERLYILSKAMPLLYESYRFHGAIRNGLSVSNWKVDKNYKERSLFCESCENVEAGLCKPASSQLEDNRTIEDQINRHFGKYNISNRLKPELVLFSKEMIRKELDFELSNPKPYVYKKPDFVVIKELIEYTRANGIRFGMVYMPWMKERQESRESKDLLADLKLFFRDYPDVELFMFPDSSYPADQFVDNIHYDCRGEKRVNEEFRNYVLPRVFRFLNSK; encoded by the coding sequence TTGCGTTCTAAATTTTTAGGAATAGGGATTACCCTCTTGTTTTTTTTGGTTTTGGAAATTGTGGTTCGATTCACAGGAATTCACTATTTAGAACAACCAGAAATCTTTTTTGTAAACTTAAAGAAAAACTTCGTGGAATCTGGCAAAGGTGATGCCGATATCATCGTGTTAGGTGATTCTCGCTCAATGGCACTTGCGGGATACCCAAAAGAACCAGGTATTGAGTATTCGGTTTATAATCATAGTTTACCGGCCATGGGACCCAAATACTATCGTTTCTTTTTGGATAAGTATCTAAAAAAGGGAAATGCCAAACCAAAAATGATTTTGTTTGCTGCATCACCTAAACTCTATTCGACGGGATATGGTCCGCCACTTTATGATCCGGATGCAAAACAAGTGGAGGAAAACGAATCTGTTTCCACCTATCTCAATCGAAGATGGAACGAAGGAATCCAGAAGAATTTTTTCCGAACAGTCACTCCTACAAATATCATCAGTTACAGTGGAAAACAAGAAGATGCAAACCAAATCCTTTGGGAATTTTTTGGGCATCGTTATCTCCACCAATTTACATTTTCCGAATTATCCAATCAGTATTCTGGCGTAGAACGTTTGTATATTCTTTCGAAAGCAATGCCACTTTTATATGAATCTTATCGGTTTCATGGAGCCATTCGCAATGGCCTAAGTGTTTCCAATTGGAAAGTGGATAAAAATTACAAAGAACGATCTCTATTTTGTGAGTCTTGTGAAAATGTGGAAGCAGGACTTTGTAAACCTGCCTCATCACAATTGGAAGACAATCGTACAATCGAAGACCAAATCAATCGCCATTTCGGAAAGTATAATATTTCCAATCGATTGAAACCAGAACTTGTATTGTTTTCTAAAGAAATGATTCGAAAGGAATTGGATTTTGAACTAAGCAATCCAAAGCCATATGTTTATAAGAAACCAGACTTTGTTGTAATAAAAGAACTGATTGAATATACACGAGCGAATGGGATTCGATTTGGAATGGTTTATATGCCTTGGATGAAAGAAAGACAAGAATCCAGAGAATCTAAAGATTTACTTGCGGATCTTAAACTTTTTTTTAGAGACTATCCAGATGTGGAACTCTTTATGTTTCCCGATTCTTCCTATCCAGCGGACCAATTTGTAGATAATATCCATTACGATTGCCGAGGGGAAAAACGGGTAAACGAAGAATTTCGTAATTATGTTCTCCCTCGAGTGTTTCGTTTTTTGAATTCTAAATAA
- a CDS encoding caspase family protein, which yields MFSFRNIFVCILSAYLIGLPVFGQNRYALFIGSNYKGNTAKIPELNLCEADATFLKEKIQKKGNFKDIKVLLGSMVTRDNVKNAITQLGKVVGKEDSVFLYFSGHGMYMKDAKAKNGMRNYLICYDRPHISDEELNEFLTEIKSQKTVLVMDCCYSGGIAKKGKNTRGAAEIPIAQGNDGVVRQNAEDYFFQDKAVISSSDDDQTSIEVGGTINHGIFTYNFGNALEKGDLNKDSVVTALEAFFVAKEDTVKMARQFNHEQTPQVSGNAAGIFLSGSPKPQTPPPKPPNVVINVPITPVETTTPPNNNTTTPPVTPEPEPTPANDTTVVIPPIVEVEPPAPPSVTTGSILIRTSIIKDKSFGGAATKSPYDLLNKQGKLKSSPAEDKVRSIKVLVDDQEYTSQVTTEKSKIWGSVTKNGTLIQGDIYNVKIDNLPAGVHQIEIRADKYPIYKTATAVLPKQTVTVDAVNSMDGFGAIRGRVFYKTLDNPIEKHPIYMPTVVSTNQIFKVTTDKDGYFWFTNLKPGKYEIRASFMEEMKLENSEIHVKPGEVTNVDIILNKKLSYTKTKY from the coding sequence ATGTTTTCGTTTCGAAACATATTTGTTTGTATTTTATCGGCCTATCTCATCGGTTTACCGGTGTTTGGGCAGAACCGTTATGCGTTGTTCATTGGCTCTAACTATAAAGGGAACACAGCTAAAATCCCTGAGTTAAATCTTTGTGAAGCGGACGCTACTTTCTTAAAAGAAAAAATCCAAAAGAAAGGAAACTTCAAGGATATCAAAGTCCTGTTAGGTTCCATGGTCACACGTGATAATGTCAAAAATGCAATTACCCAATTGGGTAAAGTTGTGGGAAAAGAAGATTCTGTTTTTTTATACTTCTCCGGTCACGGAATGTATATGAAAGATGCGAAAGCAAAAAACGGAATGCGTAACTATCTGATTTGTTACGATCGCCCTCATATTTCTGATGAAGAGTTAAATGAATTTTTAACAGAAATCAAATCCCAAAAAACGGTTTTAGTTATGGACTGTTGTTACTCGGGAGGGATTGCCAAAAAAGGGAAAAATACTCGTGGGGCCGCAGAAATCCCAATTGCCCAAGGAAATGATGGGGTGGTTCGCCAAAATGCAGAAGACTATTTTTTCCAAGACAAAGCTGTCATTTCTTCCTCTGACGATGACCAAACTTCCATCGAAGTAGGTGGAACCATCAACCATGGTATTTTCACTTATAACTTTGGAAACGCCCTTGAAAAAGGGGATTTAAACAAAGATAGCGTGGTCACAGCCCTCGAAGCCTTCTTTGTAGCAAAAGAAGATACAGTGAAGATGGCTCGTCAGTTCAACCATGAACAAACCCCACAGGTTTCTGGGAATGCGGCAGGGATCTTTTTGTCAGGTTCTCCTAAACCACAAACCCCTCCACCGAAACCACCCAATGTAGTCATCAACGTGCCAATCACACCGGTGGAAACCACAACTCCGCCAAACAACAACACAACGACCCCTCCCGTAACTCCAGAGCCGGAGCCAACTCCTGCCAACGATACGACTGTGGTCATTCCACCCATTGTGGAAGTAGAACCACCGGCACCACCATCTGTCACAACAGGAAGTATCCTCATTCGCACTTCCATCATCAAAGACAAATCTTTTGGGGGAGCTGCAACAAAATCGCCTTATGACCTGCTCAACAAACAAGGGAAATTAAAATCTTCCCCTGCCGAAGACAAAGTAAGATCGATTAAGGTTCTTGTGGATGATCAGGAGTACACTTCCCAAGTCACTACCGAGAAATCCAAAATTTGGGGTTCGGTTACAAAAAATGGAACTCTGATCCAGGGCGATATCTATAATGTAAAAATAGACAATCTTCCTGCCGGAGTACACCAAATTGAAATCCGTGCAGACAAGTATCCGATTTACAAAACCGCAACGGCAGTGCTTCCGAAACAAACTGTCACTGTGGACGCGGTCAACTCTATGGATGGATTTGGTGCGATTCGAGGCCGAGTGTTTTACAAAACCTTGGACAACCCGATAGAAAAACACCCTATCTATATGCCAACCGTGGTTTCCACAAACCAAATCTTCAAGGTTACCACCGACAAAGATGGCTACTTTTGGTTCACCAACCTAAAACCAGGAAAATACGAAATCCGTGCTAGTTTCATGGAAGAAATGAAACTTGAAAATTCAGAGATTCACGTAAAACCAGGCGAAGTGACCAATGTGGACATCATCCTCAATAAAAAATTGAGTTATACAAAGACAAAATACTGA
- a CDS encoding MBOAT family O-acyltransferase, producing MLFNTFVFLLFFLVVYSVFLGFGWFAGKQKWAYRAQNLWLLLASYFFYGWWEWFFLTLILISTIIDYCAAIFIESTENQIRRRLYLSVSIVANLGLLFTMKYYDFFAVNLIDSWNQLALWMGSTAATDSNTYLLRNIILPVGISFYTFQTMSYTIDVFRRQIKAERDFFDFALFVNYFPQLVAGPIERAQDLLPQLKKPKFPTWDGVQKGLYDILLGYFMKVYVADNLSTYVDQVFLAGKSLYTQNPDIIQAMDGSQVFAGGFLFLTQIYCDFAGYSFIALGVSRLLGVTLTVNFETPEFSKTPTEFWNRWHVTLNRWFRDYIYISLGGSKYGKFAQYRNLFIIFFLSGLWHGANWTFITWGCLQGVYTIVYLVAFAKKKEDKTEVAETTKHSLVDKIKSILSGTFARVLIYTLVAFSGVGFRAYDAHMMFLYMQKILFVWDWDLYPNNNIKDMLGLFGEYFKIFLPLLIIDGISYFKKERYWIFLTHPIVQAFILSFMGFLILTRGVFGKEVIYFAF from the coding sequence ATGCTTTTTAATACTTTTGTCTTTTTGTTATTCTTTCTGGTCGTGTATTCGGTCTTTTTGGGATTCGGATGGTTTGCCGGAAAACAGAAATGGGCCTACCGTGCACAAAACCTTTGGCTCCTTCTAGCATCCTATTTTTTTTATGGGTGGTGGGAGTGGTTTTTTCTAACTCTCATCCTCATTAGTACCATCATCGACTACTGTGCTGCCATCTTCATTGAAAGTACAGAAAACCAAATCCGTCGTCGCCTCTATCTATCGGTTTCCATTGTTGCCAACTTGGGCCTTCTTTTTACAATGAAGTACTACGATTTTTTCGCAGTGAACCTCATTGACTCTTGGAACCAGTTGGCCTTGTGGATGGGTTCCACTGCTGCTACCGATTCGAATACATACTTGTTAAGAAATATCATCCTGCCGGTGGGGATTAGTTTTTATACCTTCCAAACCATGTCCTATACCATCGATGTGTTTCGCAGACAAATCAAAGCGGAACGTGATTTTTTTGACTTTGCTCTCTTTGTGAATTATTTTCCACAACTTGTGGCAGGTCCCATCGAACGCGCCCAAGACCTCCTTCCTCAATTGAAAAAACCAAAATTCCCCACCTGGGATGGGGTGCAGAAAGGATTGTATGATATCCTTCTTGGTTACTTTATGAAGGTGTATGTGGCTGATAATTTGTCCACGTACGTAGACCAAGTTTTCCTAGCAGGAAAATCTCTTTATACACAAAATCCAGACATCATCCAAGCCATGGACGGCTCTCAAGTTTTTGCTGGTGGATTTTTATTTTTAACACAAATATATTGTGACTTTGCAGGTTATTCCTTTATTGCTCTTGGTGTTTCTAGGCTTCTTGGTGTCACTCTCACCGTTAATTTTGAAACACCTGAATTTTCCAAAACACCTACAGAGTTTTGGAATCGCTGGCATGTAACGCTAAACAGGTGGTTTCGCGATTATATTTATATTTCCCTTGGAGGGAGTAAATATGGTAAGTTTGCGCAATACAGAAACCTATTCATTATTTTCTTTTTGTCCGGACTTTGGCACGGAGCCAATTGGACCTTTATCACTTGGGGTTGTTTACAAGGTGTTTATACCATTGTTTATCTTGTAGCTTTTGCTAAAAAGAAAGAAGACAAAACCGAAGTTGCAGAAACCACAAAACATTCCTTAGTTGATAAAATCAAAAGTATCCTTTCAGGAACTTTTGCAAGAGTGTTAATTTATACACTCGTTGCATTTAGTGGAGTCGGATTTCGTGCATATGATGCTCACATGATGTTTCTTTATATGCAAAAGATTTTATTTGTTTGGGATTGGGATCTATATCCAAATAACAATATAAAAGATATGTTGGGTCTTTTTGGTGAATATTTTAAAATCTTTTTGCCTCTCCTTATCATCGATGGAATCTCTTATTTCAAAAAGGAAAGATACTGGATTTTTTTGACTCATCCAATTGTGCAGGCTTTTATTTTATCCTTCATGGGATTTCTCATCCTTACACGTGGAGTTTTCGGAAAGGAGGTAATTTACTTTGCGTTCTAA
- a CDS encoding cell division protein FtsQ/DivIB, whose translation MVDTPQEIKEKRFGRVVPILLVFVGLVALGLVFRWGRPAKPVVRLEWEGLVALSPTLILTFLEVDPESPKIGDWKDWEKKLATHPRIRRVRVTRDPDGFLIINVQEKVAEFVIHVGNSLYEVDEDLEILSRDRVLADHIIVISGQFTVGDGKLEGRQIFDITKEMRQALSLYPPLKSRISELVAERDGNFTMYLKSPNSIKVYLGDKLELNIFRKLYASLAYMETESVKAVSIDLRGEDAIYH comes from the coding sequence ATGGTTGACACTCCCCAAGAAATCAAAGAAAAACGATTTGGGCGTGTAGTTCCAATCTTACTTGTCTTTGTGGGTCTTGTGGCTCTGGGACTTGTCTTCCGTTGGGGCAGACCAGCGAAGCCGGTAGTTCGTTTGGAATGGGAAGGTCTTGTGGCTCTTTCCCCAACTTTGATTCTTACGTTTCTAGAGGTGGATCCGGAATCACCTAAAATTGGAGATTGGAAGGACTGGGAGAAAAAACTCGCAACCCATCCTAGAATTCGGAGAGTCCGAGTTACTAGAGACCCCGATGGATTTTTGATTATCAATGTACAGGAGAAAGTCGCCGAATTTGTCATACATGTAGGAAATTCCCTGTATGAAGTGGATGAAGACCTGGAGATACTTTCCAGAGATCGGGTGTTAGCTGATCATATAATTGTGATTAGTGGGCAGTTCACTGTTGGGGATGGGAAACTAGAAGGCAGACAGATTTTTGATATCACCAAAGAAATGCGACAGGCTCTCTCCTTATATCCACCACTCAAGTCTAGAATTTCAGAACTTGTCGCTGAACGAGACGGCAATTTTACAATGTATTTAAAATCACCAAACTCCATAAAAGTATACTTAGGTGATAAATTAGAATTAAATATTTTTCGCAAGTTATATGCATCCTTGGCTTATATGGAAACCGAATCTGTAAAAGCGGTTTCTATTGATTTAAGAGGAGAGGATGCCATTTACCACTAA
- a CDS encoding LIC_10421 family protein produces MKTTKIIATGILAFGLATANLQALDTNERLELLETAMIEQATTPAQKSAVSEYLANVAKEKVELAQALRDRAGSPRGGKILSQMNEKKELLRRAEALEKEAQKYRTVSMDLSQKSMLVAQN; encoded by the coding sequence ATGAAAACAACAAAGATAATCGCAACAGGGATCTTAGCTTTCGGACTTGCTACTGCAAATCTTCAAGCTTTAGATACAAACGAAAGATTAGAGCTTTTGGAGACTGCTATGATTGAACAAGCAACTACTCCAGCGCAAAAATCTGCTGTTTCGGAATACCTAGCGAACGTCGCTAAAGAAAAAGTAGAGCTCGCTCAGGCACTTCGTGACAGAGCGGGATCTCCTCGCGGTGGAAAAATTCTTAGCCAAATGAACGAGAAGAAAGAACTTCTTCGCCGTGCTGAGGCTCTTGAAAAAGAAGCACAAAAATACCGCACTGTCTCCATGGACCTAAGCCAAAAGTCCATGTTGGTAGCACAAAACTAA